From Halotia branconii CENA392, the proteins below share one genomic window:
- a CDS encoding aspartate aminotransferase family protein, translating into MQPQEKGSHRCYGENVVLPLVSGISRAESKIENYYEIPGTASKHYLERQQIRESNARSYPRRISMAIREAKGIYIKDVDGHTYFDCLAGAGTLALGHNHPVVLDAIRDSLDANLPLHTLDLTTPVKDAFVEELFASLPAEFARNAKIQFCGPSGADAVEAAMKLVKTATGRRSILSFHGGYHGMTHGALSLTGNLEPKQAIAGLMPDVHFLPYPYHYRCPFGFGGEAGHQISSRYIESILNDPESGIVTPAGMILEVVQGEGGVIPAPDDWMREIRRITCECQIPLIVDEIQTGLGRTGKLYAFEHSGIIPDVLLLSKAIGGSLPLSVVLYHKKLDKWTPGAHAGTFRGNQLAMAAGGATLRYILENRLAEHSDIVGDRLLEHLRQIQNESCCMGEVRGRGLMIGVEIVNPLAEKDFRGNYPTYPQLASCIQAECLRRGLIIEIGGRFGSVVRFLPPLIVTPEQIDSISEIFQASVKAAEQQLLPILSQAS; encoded by the coding sequence ATGCAACCACAAGAAAAAGGTTCGCATCGTTGTTATGGCGAGAATGTCGTTTTACCATTAGTGTCTGGAATTAGCCGTGCAGAATCAAAAATTGAGAATTATTATGAAATACCAGGAACAGCATCAAAACATTATCTAGAACGTCAACAAATCCGGGAATCTAATGCTAGAAGCTATCCTCGTCGTATCTCTATGGCGATTAGAGAAGCCAAGGGAATTTATATCAAAGATGTTGATGGTCATACTTATTTTGACTGTCTAGCGGGTGCTGGAACTTTAGCTTTGGGACATAATCACCCTGTTGTACTTGATGCTATTAGAGATAGTCTAGATGCGAATTTACCTTTGCATACTTTAGATTTGACCACTCCAGTTAAAGATGCATTTGTGGAAGAATTATTTGCTAGTTTACCCGCAGAATTTGCCCGGAATGCCAAAATCCAGTTTTGCGGGCCATCGGGAGCTGATGCAGTGGAAGCGGCGATGAAATTAGTGAAAACTGCTACTGGACGACGCAGTATATTATCATTTCATGGTGGCTATCATGGTATGACTCATGGGGCTTTGAGCTTGACTGGTAATCTTGAACCCAAGCAGGCGATCGCCGGGTTAATGCCAGATGTGCATTTTTTGCCTTATCCATATCATTATCGTTGTCCTTTTGGTTTTGGTGGTGAAGCAGGACATCAAATAAGTAGTCGTTATATAGAGTCGATTCTCAACGATCCAGAAAGCGGCATTGTTACTCCAGCCGGAATGATTTTAGAAGTTGTTCAGGGAGAGGGGGGAGTAATTCCCGCTCCCGATGACTGGATGCGAGAGATTCGCCGCATCACCTGCGAATGTCAGATACCCTTAATTGTCGATGAAATTCAGACTGGTTTGGGACGAACCGGAAAACTTTATGCTTTTGAGCATTCGGGGATAATTCCAGATGTGTTGCTGTTATCGAAGGCAATAGGTGGCAGTTTACCATTATCAGTTGTTCTATATCATAAAAAACTAGATAAATGGACTCCTGGCGCTCATGCTGGGACATTTCGGGGAAATCAACTAGCTATGGCAGCAGGGGGTGCAACGTTGCGATATATTTTGGAAAATCGCCTTGCAGAACATTCAGATATAGTGGGCGATCGCCTTTTAGAACATCTGCGTCAAATTCAAAATGAATCTTGCTGTATGGGTGAAGTCCGGGGAAGAGGGTTAATGATTGGTGTAGAAATCGTCAATCCCCTAGCAGAAAAGGACTTTCGCGGAAATTATCCGACTTATCCCCAATTAGCGAGTTGCATTCAAGCCGAATGTCTGCGTCGGGGTTTAATTATTGAAATTGGCGGTAGATTTGGTAGTGTGGTTCGTTTCTTACCTCCTTTGATCGTTACTCCCGAACAAATTGATAGCATCAGCGAGATTTTCCAAGCATCTGTAAAAGCAGCAGAGCAACAGTTATTACCCATTCTTTCCCAAGCATCCTAA
- a CDS encoding TonB-dependent receptor domain-containing protein: MKLQQLLQIIVLTSLVGALGNNLAQAEAILAEIEETKKTVSNFNLTNSSREFAQSLPQVIKVTGVKLNQTNQGIEIILETNLAQNLQVVNRSQGNNFIAEIPNAQLSVSEGNAFTKLKPIQGISEIEVINKDANTIQVKVIGETASPQVELFDSSTGLIFGLKPTASTAQTPEKPTPTPPQQESQTSQKPTTSQTETDNNQPIELVVTATRTEQDIQKVPRSITVINRSEVEQQTRLSRNLIEILGKSVPGLAPPTQSGSNFGLSLRGRNTLVLIDGVPQSTSRNAFRDLKTIDPSAIERVEVVRGPSAIYGDGATGGVINIITRQADTNRLTSKTEFGVNAALGELEEDSFSTNFQHTISVNEDKVDFTGNISFTNTGSFFDAQGDKIPSDPNAQGGFADARSINLFGKLGVNFDDYQRLQLTFNRFDEKQDTDIASDPTVNSIPGRQKARAIEGLSLDELPGNENTLLNLQYNHDNLLNSKVQAQVYYRNYLTRFFPFDGREFASLGNEIIQSEVDSEKYGGRLQIETPLFDGEKVKLLWGADYFKEETSQIVSTFDGAVFDASGGLVFSKNNERTWVPPLDLSSLGVFAQLNWNVSEKLVLNGGVRYENSDVSVNDFSTLANPDVNIQGGDLNFDAILFNAGAVYSITDNVSVFANFSQGFSLSDIGLALRNAPPGFSVETLRPEPQKVDSYEIGLRGRWNQVQASLSAFYNESELGTTFTAPGTIIRAPERIYGVEAAVDVKPSPSFALGGTFTFIGGEIDLNNDGNYGALDGFRIPPLKLTAYVENETLPGWSNRLQALFSGNRDLFTNNTSFGRRPVDSYFVLDYISSIQIGTGTLQIGVENLLDNQYFPVVSQLQANDSSYSAARGRTLSVKYSVDW, encoded by the coding sequence ATGAAGCTACAGCAATTACTGCAAATTATTGTACTTACTAGTTTAGTTGGAGCATTGGGAAATAATCTTGCTCAAGCTGAAGCAATACTTGCTGAAATTGAAGAAACGAAAAAAACTGTAAGTAATTTCAATTTAACTAATAGTTCCCGCGAATTTGCCCAGTCATTACCTCAAGTCATAAAAGTAACTGGGGTAAAGTTAAATCAAACGAATCAAGGTATAGAAATAATTTTAGAGACAAACTTGGCTCAAAATTTGCAAGTTGTAAATCGTAGTCAGGGTAATAATTTTATTGCAGAAATTCCTAACGCACAACTCAGCGTGTCTGAAGGAAATGCATTTACTAAATTAAAGCCGATACAGGGAATTAGTGAGATAGAAGTTATCAATAAAGATGCAAACACGATTCAAGTAAAAGTAATTGGAGAAACAGCTTCACCGCAAGTTGAGTTATTTGATAGTAGTACGGGTTTAATTTTTGGGTTAAAGCCAACAGCATCTACTGCTCAAACACCAGAAAAACCAACTCCAACTCCACCACAACAAGAATCACAAACATCACAGAAGCCTACCACTTCTCAAACAGAGACAGATAATAACCAGCCAATTGAACTGGTAGTAACTGCAACCCGAACGGAGCAAGATATTCAAAAAGTACCGCGTTCGATAACCGTTATCAATCGTTCGGAAGTTGAACAGCAAACTAGATTATCGCGTAATTTAATTGAAATTCTTGGTAAATCAGTACCCGGTTTAGCACCCCCTACTCAAAGTGGTAGTAATTTTGGATTATCTTTGCGGGGACGCAATACTTTAGTTTTAATTGATGGGGTTCCTCAGTCTACAAGTCGCAATGCTTTCCGAGATTTGAAAACAATTGATCCCTCTGCAATCGAACGTGTAGAAGTTGTACGCGGTCCGAGTGCGATTTATGGTGATGGTGCAACGGGTGGTGTAATTAATATTATTACCCGACAAGCCGATACAAATAGATTGACTTCAAAAACAGAATTTGGTGTAAATGCAGCTTTGGGAGAATTGGAAGAAGATAGTTTCAGCACGAATTTTCAACATACAATTTCTGTTAACGAAGATAAGGTTGATTTTACGGGCAATATTTCATTTACGAACACTGGTAGTTTTTTTGATGCACAAGGAGACAAAATTCCTTCTGATCCCAATGCTCAAGGTGGTTTTGCGGATGCTAGAAGTATTAATTTATTCGGAAAATTAGGTGTCAATTTTGACGATTATCAACGTCTGCAATTGACGTTTAACCGCTTTGATGAAAAACAAGATACGGATATTGCTAGCGATCCAACTGTAAATTCTATACCGGGAAGACAGAAGGCTCGTGCTATTGAAGGACTGAGTTTAGACGAACTTCCAGGTAACGAAAACACACTGTTGAATTTACAATACAATCATGACAATTTATTAAATAGTAAAGTCCAGGCTCAAGTATATTATCGAAATTATCTGACCAGATTTTTCCCTTTTGATGGTCGAGAATTTGCTAGTTTGGGTAACGAAATTATTCAATCAGAAGTAGATTCAGAAAAATATGGAGGACGATTGCAGATTGAAACTCCTTTATTTGATGGGGAAAAAGTCAAATTACTCTGGGGTGCAGATTATTTTAAAGAAGAAACATCTCAAATTGTCTCTACCTTTGATGGAGCTGTTTTTGATGCAAGTGGAGGATTGGTTTTTAGTAAAAATAACGAACGTACTTGGGTTCCACCTTTAGATTTAAGTAGTCTAGGTGTATTCGCTCAGTTAAATTGGAATGTTAGCGAAAAGTTGGTTTTAAATGGCGGTGTACGTTACGAAAACTCCGACGTTAGTGTTAATGACTTTAGCACATTAGCCAACCCTGATGTTAATATTCAGGGTGGCGATCTTAATTTTGATGCAATTTTATTTAATGCTGGAGCAGTATACTCAATTACTGATAATGTAAGTGTATTTGCTAACTTTTCTCAAGGATTTTCCCTTTCGGATATTGGTTTAGCCCTTCGCAATGCACCACCAGGATTTTCTGTAGAAACATTACGTCCGGAACCGCAAAAAGTAGATAGTTACGAAATCGGTTTGCGGGGTAGATGGAATCAAGTTCAAGCATCTTTATCTGCTTTCTACAACGAATCAGAATTGGGTACTACCTTTACAGCTCCAGGAACAATTATCCGCGCACCAGAAAGAATATATGGTGTGGAAGCGGCAGTTGATGTAAAACCCAGTCCGAGCTTTGCTTTGGGCGGAACATTTACCTTTATTGGAGGTGAAATTGATCTTAATAATGATGGTAACTACGGCGCTTTGGATGGATTTAGGATTCCCCCATTGAAGTTAACGGCTTATGTAGAAAATGAAACTTTACCGGGATGGAGTAATCGTCTGCAAGCTTTATTCTCAGGAAACCGAGATTTGTTTACAAATAATACCAGTTTTGGCAGAAGACCTGTAGATAGCTATTTTGTCCTAGACTACATTAGCAGCATTCAAATTGGTACGGGAACTTTGCAAATTGGCGTTGAAAATCTTTTGGATAATCAATATTTTCCTGTGGTTTCTCAATTGCAAGCTAATGATAGTTCCTATAGTGCTGCTAGAGGTAGAACTTTGAGCGTTAAATATTCAGTAGACTGGTGA
- a CDS encoding helix-turn-helix transcriptional regulator yields the protein MTITISSNNWEDFWQEEQQKLNNTSCLNNHEHILSFSNQLGKGYQQQFFLHSGLSIYIHKLELIDNIVESIHSQKFLPEFAFHLNGKRKLVDGSYHQAGENFFAIGPCLSGTQEWSANTPTLKVDIHIEPNILGSYLCDYHQKIPSELNQLLQGTDEKFYFHSGKTTAQMQLCLHQILNCPYQGIIQRIYLESKALELISIRLQEVLSEHESRCSTSKVIGANDIERIHHAREILRCNFENPPSLPELARKVGLNQRQLKQGFRACFDTTAFGYLHDYRMEQARLLLTETQMGVTQVAYGVGYASLPSFSAAFRKKFGICPRTYATTKEKKVLLE from the coding sequence ATGACAATTACTATCTCAAGTAACAATTGGGAAGATTTCTGGCAAGAAGAGCAACAAAAATTAAACAATACAAGCTGTTTGAACAACCACGAACACATTTTGAGTTTTTCTAATCAGCTAGGTAAGGGTTATCAACAACAATTTTTTCTGCATTCTGGTTTATCTATTTATATTCATAAATTGGAACTTATAGATAATATTGTTGAATCAATCCATTCTCAAAAATTTTTACCTGAATTTGCTTTCCACCTCAACGGAAAGCGCAAGTTAGTAGATGGAAGTTACCATCAAGCGGGAGAAAATTTCTTTGCAATAGGACCTTGTTTAAGTGGAACTCAGGAATGGTCTGCAAATACTCCAACTCTCAAAGTTGATATACATATTGAACCTAATATTTTAGGAAGTTACTTATGTGATTATCATCAAAAAATACCTTCAGAATTAAACCAACTTTTGCAAGGAACAGACGAAAAATTTTATTTTCATTCTGGTAAAACTACAGCTCAAATGCAGCTTTGCTTGCATCAAATTTTAAATTGTCCCTATCAAGGTATAATTCAACGAATTTATTTAGAAAGTAAAGCGTTAGAATTAATTTCTATACGTTTGCAAGAAGTATTGTCAGAGCATGAGTCTAGATGTTCGACATCAAAAGTTATTGGTGCAAATGACATTGAGCGAATTCATCATGCTAGAGAAATTTTACGTTGTAATTTTGAAAATCCGCCTTCGTTACCAGAATTAGCCCGTAAGGTAGGTTTGAATCAACGCCAACTTAAGCAAGGGTTTCGTGCTTGTTTTGATACTACTGCTTTTGGATATTTGCACGATTATCGCATGGAACAAGCCAGGTTGTTATTGACTGAAACTCAAATGGGTGTAACTCAAGTTGCTTACGGCGTTGGTTATGCTAGCTTACCGTCTTTTAGTGCCGCTTTTCGCAAAAAATTTGGTATTTGTCCGCGAACTTACGCTACCACAAAAGAGAAAAAAGTACTTTTGGAATAA
- a CDS encoding ExbD/TolR family protein gives MRLPDEADIPTQISIVPMIDVIFAILTFFIMSTLFLTREEGLPVNLPQASSAKRATESARVTLTVDKAGKLFLNKQPISLEGLEAEVKAKAKLAQPLIVVLNADEAVNHGKIVAVMDKVRQVKGTSLAIATRRD, from the coding sequence ATGCGTCTACCAGATGAAGCGGATATACCAACACAGATTAGTATTGTACCGATGATAGATGTGATATTTGCGATTTTGACATTTTTTATAATGTCAACGCTGTTTCTAACTCGTGAAGAAGGTTTACCCGTCAATTTACCCCAAGCATCTTCTGCTAAGCGTGCAACTGAATCGGCACGAGTCACGCTGACAGTAGATAAAGCTGGAAAGTTATTTTTGAATAAGCAGCCAATTAGTTTAGAGGGATTGGAAGCAGAAGTAAAAGCAAAAGCAAAACTCGCACAGCCTTTAATCGTGGTGTTGAATGCAGATGAGGCAGTGAATCACGGAAAAATTGTCGCAGTGATGGATAAAGTGCGACAGGTAAAGGGTACATCTTTGGCTATAGCGACTCGTCGAGACTAA
- a CDS encoding energy transducer TonB — protein sequence MLLASGIGRYLFNNRSEVEDELVEITLLDTPPDEIAATEEVKPKPEPLPEKKFPVIDTSKPQRNLDTTANQSRVSAGSSAISKLKPIPTQGKVAVQTPPVVEQPIPKPDIKPFKQFKQVEPLSPAPASAVREKPIIPESKPEKPEPVAQNNNQPPIPQPKPETRTPRKFLTPVTPLVQPSQPTPQDSEDLKDLLAQSRDFKSTPREFSTPVTPAIESPASKLDANLKRSLTQERSSRRTARDFSNPVAPSSQSSAPTQQDSTELNNTLSGIRESRDNSKLSSNNTALSSPDTSNIGESSDNAPRRRRRSFAGNIATAPNTVDTGTSGGLGNDTGDLVGDGDGRAACRKCDKVYPDWAKRQGIEGKITVAVDTDAQGNVINVRLLSSSGNSRLDKEHLELARNWKLKPSSNGRQSVRIVTKYEIH from the coding sequence GTGTTGCTGGCTTCCGGTATTGGCAGATATTTATTCAACAATAGGTCTGAAGTTGAGGATGAACTTGTTGAAATAACTCTTCTCGATACTCCTCCTGACGAAATTGCAGCAACAGAGGAAGTAAAACCAAAGCCAGAACCCTTACCGGAGAAAAAATTTCCAGTTATTGATACGAGTAAACCCCAACGCAACTTAGACACTACTGCGAACCAGTCTCGCGTTAGTGCTGGAAGTTCAGCAATCTCAAAATTAAAACCGATACCGACACAAGGCAAAGTCGCTGTACAAACACCACCTGTTGTAGAACAACCGATTCCCAAACCAGACATTAAACCATTCAAACAATTTAAACAAGTCGAACCATTATCACCTGCACCTGCATCTGCTGTGCGGGAAAAGCCCATTATCCCAGAATCAAAACCTGAAAAACCCGAACCCGTTGCTCAAAACAACAATCAACCACCAATACCTCAACCGAAACCAGAAACTAGGACACCACGAAAGTTCTTGACTCCCGTGACTCCTTTAGTACAACCATCTCAACCAACTCCACAAGACAGCGAAGATTTAAAAGATTTGCTCGCACAATCAAGAGATTTTAAAAGCACACCACGGGAATTTTCAACTCCTGTCACTCCTGCGATAGAATCACCAGCATCTAAACTCGATGCAAATTTAAAACGTTCCCTAACACAGGAAAGAAGCTCTAGAAGAACAGCGCGAGATTTTTCAAATCCGGTGGCTCCTTCGAGCCAATCATCAGCACCAACCCAACAAGACAGCACAGAGTTAAACAATACTCTTTCAGGAATTAGAGAAAGCCGAGACAATTCCAAACTTAGTAGCAACAATACGGCATTATCTTCACCTGATACTTCTAATATTGGCGAAAGTAGCGATAATGCTCCTAGAAGAAGACGGAGAAGTTTTGCAGGTAATATTGCAACTGCACCTAATACCGTAGATACTGGAACTAGTGGCGGCTTGGGTAACGATACGGGTGATTTAGTTGGTGATGGTGATGGACGTGCCGCTTGTCGTAAATGCGACAAGGTTTACCCAGATTGGGCAAAACGCCAAGGAATTGAAGGGAAAATAACTGTAGCTGTTGATACTGATGCCCAAGGTAATGTTATTAACGTGCGATTACTTAGTTCTAGTGGAAACAGCAGATTGGATAAGGAACATCTGGAGTTAGCACGTAACTGGAAACTCAAACCTAGTTCCAACGGAAGACAAAGTGTAAGAATTGTTACTAAATACGAAATTCACTGA
- the aqpZ gene encoding aquaporin Z: MVKIPLFTRCIAEFIGTFVLVLGGCGSAVFAAAFPDANANELGIGFVGVSLAFGLTVMTMAYAIAHISGCHLNPAVSFGLWSGKRFPSSDLLPYIVSQVLGAIVAAGLVYLIATGKSGFTLSGSNPLATNGYGVHSPAGYSFIACFITEVVLTFIFLVVILGATDGRAPKGFAPIAIGLSLTLIHLISIPITNTSVNPARSTGPALFAGVELVGQLWMFWVAPILGAILAGIFYSRVLGESGAQIVGEAQPKVVDQAQLK, encoded by the coding sequence ATGGTGAAAATACCACTTTTTACCCGATGTATTGCAGAGTTCATTGGAACATTTGTGCTAGTACTTGGTGGATGCGGCAGTGCTGTTTTTGCAGCGGCATTTCCTGATGCAAACGCCAATGAATTAGGAATTGGTTTTGTAGGTGTTTCTCTGGCGTTTGGTCTAACAGTAATGACTATGGCTTATGCCATTGCTCATATTTCAGGTTGTCATCTTAATCCAGCTGTATCATTTGGACTTTGGTCAGGAAAACGTTTTCCTAGCTCTGATCTACTTCCATATATAGTTTCTCAGGTATTAGGCGCAATAGTAGCAGCTGGTCTTGTCTATTTAATTGCCACTGGTAAATCAGGATTTACACTTTCTGGTTCCAATCCACTCGCAACCAATGGTTATGGAGTTCATTCTCCCGCAGGTTATTCATTTATTGCCTGTTTTATTACAGAAGTGGTACTTACCTTCATTTTTTTAGTTGTGATCTTAGGTGCAACTGATGGTCGTGCGCCTAAAGGTTTTGCACCTATTGCTATTGGTCTATCACTAACACTGATTCATTTAATTAGCATTCCGATAACTAATACATCGGTTAATCCTGCTCGTAGTACGGGGCCAGCTCTTTTTGCAGGTGTAGAATTAGTCGGGCAACTATGGATGTTTTGGGTAGCTCCTATTTTGGGTGCAATATTGGCAGGCATTTTCTATTCGAGAGTTTTAGGTGAATCAGGAGCGCAAATTGTAGGTGAAGCCCAACCGAAAGTTGTAGATCAAGCCCAACTGAAATAA